From the Eschrichtius robustus isolate mEscRob2 chromosome 3, mEscRob2.pri, whole genome shotgun sequence genome, the window TTGTTCTGACAGATGAACAATTtctctctccagccccacccactcacCAATAAGGAGTATTCAACTCGAAGGATGTTGCAGCCCAAGATAGAAGGTCTGATCTTCTGCACCCGAAGGCTCTTGCCACGCCATGATGCGCAAGTTCCTGAGATAATATGATTGCCTCTGACCGATGACAACTTCTGCGTCAGCATCTTAGTTTGGCCATTGGCAAGGTAAGTGTGGCGGGCTACAATGGCAGCTTTGGGGACCACGATGCGGGAACTTGTATTCTCAAAGTCAGCATGGATGTTAATCTCATCACCTAGCAATGAGAAAGATGAAAACTGATGCTTAGTACAGTTGATGACTTTTCATCTGTCCCTGTCTCCTGCTCTCACCCCCAAACCCACAGTTCCTGTTTTAATAGTCTCCCATTTTAAGCACTAGATCCTTACCTTCACAGAATCCTTTTCTGTCTATTCGGGCAGAGACAGACACCCGCCCATCAGGAATAAACATGCAGGaaactttcttctcctttttagcAGACACAGGTGCCTATGTAGAATGGAGGAGAAAAACGTGTTTTGAGAATTTCCAGAGatcctttctctgcttctctttcctttccactGCTTATTTAGAATAAGCAGCTTTCCCTCCCACCTTGATGACTTAGGACTTGATTCCCTGAGGGGCTTCACTCTAATGCCCTAGACACTTGACTTATTATCCCTGAAACCCAGAAGAATAGAATCTTAAAATGAACCTCACCAGTAAATCAGGGGTATTGACATCCACTAGATCCATCACTTCaaagtttttctttgtctcctgAGTTGGGTGGCTGGGGCGATCAAGAAAAGCCTTCACCCAGTAGTCTACACACCCATATTTTCCTTTGAAAGATGTTCCCAGAGGCctttatcaagaaaaaagaaacaatttaaaaatgctcTCCAAGAAGAGTAAGTGATCAAACGAGGGGAAGATAAGTCCACAGATGCATTTAACTGATACATACCCCTGAGGAAGCTCAAAGCCAAACTTGTATTCATATTTGTTTCCAGGTCTCATGATCACCTCATTCTCACCTGAAGGGAGAGAAAAGCGAGTAGCCATTAGGTTTCTTGTTACACTTAAAATGCATCTGTACGATATGGAATTCTTGGGCAGCATACAAGAGTATTGTAAAACCCCCATTTTCATCCCTTATGTTCTTAAATGAGAGATTCTGATGCATTTCGTTGGGCCAAAAAGTTGCAAAGCCCTGCAGTGCTCAAAGGCTCAACCAGGACAGTTAAGCTACTATCATCTCAAACAGGAAGCAAACAGAATAAACAAGTTATGCACACAGAAAATCTTTCAATAGCTAAGGCAACATCCCTCAGGATCACCTACAGAACACAGCACCATAAGAAATTGCACACATCACCCTTTttcgggtggggggtggggggagggaggagtttgcaaattaaaactaaaaaagataagGAAGCCACACAAAATGCAAACCACACAACCTGAGCAACTTAGAATCTATACTGTAGACTCCATTTATTCGTTATCAATTCTCTTCTCGAATCAGCTTTCACCTTCCAGCAAACAGCTGGGTCACTCACCTGTTGGCTGGTCGTCCAGGAGAAGCGTGTCTTCGTAGCGCAGGTAGTTCAGTGTCTGTTTGCACTGTTGGGATCCCTGCATCCACAGGACTTTGGCCACTCCGCAAGCCAGGATCCTGACAGCTTTGACTCCAGTGACTTCACACACCTCCACTATCACCCGGCCAGCCACCTTCTCCCCACTGCCGTACACCTTTTCGGGGTCGTTAAAGACCACCTCGAAACACTTGATCTTCTTGAACATCACCATAATCGGGCTGGGTTGGCCTCAGAGTTAAAAACGAGGGAGGAAAAACAGAACCCCAAATCAAAGGACCCTTAGCAGTAAGTTAAAATTATTTCACTCTTCAATCCTCTACTAAATTTTCGGTAAGATGTCCGCAAAAATTGTAAGCTGCTGCTTAGGCCAAgggatttcaaaagaaaaataaaccctttcttttctctctttcctccagcaGCTGGAAGAGAGCCCCGGATCTCTGCGGAAAAGCTGAAAGCACACCGCCCGAGGAGACGAAAAGAGAGTTACAAGTAAGAGCCGGAAACTGCTCTATATAGTAGCCCGGCAGGCAGGGCCACGCGAGCGCTGGCCTGGAGGCTCGTGCTGCCCTCGTGCACAGCCCTCCCATTGGCTGCCCGTTCCTTGTTTACCAGGAGCCCGACCAATCAGTGAGGTCGCAGCAGCGCGTGGACACAGTGTGCTCCTGGATGGGAAAATAGTTGTTGTGCATCGCTGCAGggccaggaggagggggtggaggggttgTGGGGCGGCTTCCCTTGGGCCCAAAGGAAGGGAGGCTTCGCTGCCCCTAAAATTTATCCGAGGCCAGAGTCCTTCGAAGGATACTTTTGGGGTGCCAGCGATGTTTTGAGGTAAAAGGAAAATGTGCTTATGAGGGAATTTCGTGCCTAGCCTCAGCCAATGCAATTAATTTAGAGGCAACTGTTTATTTCCGACTCACAAATCGCAAGTCGTGTGAAAAACAATCCCAGAGCTCCAGAATAATTTAGGATCGGGGCGGAGGACAGGGAGTGCCGCTGTTACTGTTCAGGAACATCTCCTTTGTCCTTCTGTTGCCCCGCACCTcttaaaaaccaacaaacaacaccccaccccaccccccaaaaaaaacctgcTGTGCGGGAAGGAAAAGAGAGCTTGTCACAAAATTTTAACCTCTCCTCAGCGCTCACAGGAAAGCGAGTATGTGGGACTGATCGgccttctccctccctttctagCGCCCGGGCTCGGGGCT encodes:
- the TXNIP gene encoding thioredoxin-interacting protein, encoding MVMFKKIKCFEVVFNDPEKVYGSGEKVAGRVIVEVCEVTGVKAVRILACGVAKVLWMQGSQQCKQTLNYLRYEDTLLLDDQPTGENEVIMRPGNKYEYKFGFELPQGPLGTSFKGKYGCVDYWVKAFLDRPSHPTQETKKNFEVMDLVDVNTPDLLAPVSAKKEKKVSCMFIPDGRVSVSARIDRKGFCEGDEINIHADFENTSSRIVVPKAAIVARHTYLANGQTKMLTQKLSSVRGNHIISGTCASWRGKSLRVQKIRPSILGCNILRVEYSLLIYVSVPGSKKVILDLPLVIGSRSGLSSRTSSMASRTSSEMSWVDLNIPDTPEAPPCYMDIIPEDHRLESPTTPLLDDTDGSQDSPIFMYAPEFKFMPPPTYTEVDPCILNNNVQ